A window of Chryseobacterium shandongense genomic DNA:
GTTCTCTGGCAACAATCGGAAAACACAGAGCGGTGGTAGATCTGCCTTTCATTAAATTTCAGGGATTTCTGGCCTGGTTTTTCTGGATGTTTCTACATTTAATGTTAATTTTGAGCGTCAGAAATAAGCTTGCCGTATTCTTTAACTGGATGTGGAGCTATTTCAACAAAGATTCTTCCTTGCGATTAATAATTTCGCCAAACAAGAAAAACGAAACTTTACAATGAGAATTGATATCATAAGCGTGCTTCCGGAGCTGATGGAAAGCCCTTTTAAAACATCTATTTTAAAAAGAGCCGTAGATAAAGGACTGGTGGAAGTGCATTTTCATCATCTGAGAGACTGGGCTATCAATAAACATCGGCAAATTGATGATGAGCCTTACGGAGGCGGTGCAGGAATGGTAATGATGGTGGAGCCGCTGGATAAATGTATTTCTGAATTAAAATCCCAAAGAGAATATGATGAAGTTATTTATCTTACGCCGGATGGTGTTACTTTAAACCAGAAAATTGCCAATACACTCTCTATTAAACAAAACCTTATTTTTCTGTGCGGGCATTATAAAGGAATTGACCAACGTGTGAGAGATCTTCATATTACAAAAGAAATTTCTATAGGAGATTATGTACTTACCGGTGGCGAACTGGCGGCATGCGTTCTCGCAGATTCGGTTATAAGGCTGCTTCCCGGTGTTTTGAATGATGAGCAAAGTGCTCTTACAGACAGCTTTCAGGATGATCTTCTTTCCCCTCCCATCTACACAAGGCCGGAAGTTTATAAAGGTCTTGAAGTACCAAAAATTCTTTTAAGCGGAAATTTTGCAAAAATCGAGGAGTGGCGTCATGAAGAGGCAGTAAGAATTACTCAGGAAAAGCGTCCGGATTTACTGTAAAAGAGCAAAATGGTAGAATTTATTACTGTTTGAAAATTTTATGTCAGCTGTTATGGTTAAGATAGGAATATTATTTGCTTTTAAATGAGTAGTAATTAAGAAAAATAATCATAATTAAATTTTTTC
This region includes:
- the trmD gene encoding tRNA (guanosine(37)-N1)-methyltransferase TrmD; translated protein: MRIDIISVLPELMESPFKTSILKRAVDKGLVEVHFHHLRDWAINKHRQIDDEPYGGGAGMVMMVEPLDKCISELKSQREYDEVIYLTPDGVTLNQKIANTLSIKQNLIFLCGHYKGIDQRVRDLHITKEISIGDYVLTGGELAACVLADSVIRLLPGVLNDEQSALTDSFQDDLLSPPIYTRPEVYKGLEVPKILLSGNFAKIEEWRHEEAVRITQEKRPDLL